Below is a window of Burkholderiales bacterium DNA.
CCATGACGCTACGTCAGGACAAGCCGATCATCCCGTTGAAGGCGGTAAAGTCGCGCCGGCCTCTTGCGGGTGTTACGAGATCGTCGAGAACCTGTAGACCTAAGAAAGGATAACGCCATGAACATCACCTTGAGCCTTGCCCCACTGGTATCGCTACTCGCCGGCATTCTCATTCTCATCGTGCCCCGGATGCTGAACTACATCGTCGCGGCATATCTGATCGTCGTCGGATTGCTGGGACTGTTCGGCGACATACACCTGAGATAAACAGGAACGGATAGGAAATTTCATCCCACGCTGCGCGCCTTCGGTGCTCGCGCGGCGCGAATCACGCTTCGCCGCGACGGGTTCGTGACCGATGCAGCTGATCAGGGCGTGCTCTCGGGGCAACTTGGGGCGCGCACATTTGGCGTTATGGTGAGTGCTGAGCCCTTCGACCACGCTCAGGACAGGCCGCGGCCGCCAGCGCGTGTACGAAGGCCGCACGGGGCGCGCAACCCGCGCCGCTGGTCGCGCGGTGTGCGGCAGTGGAACGACCCGGAGCATGTCTGGCTGAATCCACCACCGAAGATCGCACTCATGGAAAAGGCCGTGGCATGAGCGCATCGTGCAGAATTTGAATTCTGTTTTATGCGACAACTACCTTGACAGCGCCCGGACCTGTGAAAAAACCGGATTGGGGTACTAGACAAGATTTGCAACGCGGCGTCTTGTCGTAAACTCAAGTAGGTCACCGGGCAAGCTTCGCTTAAAACAAAAAAGCCCTCACGAGGAGGGCTTTTTATTTTATGGTGCCTGGCGGTGACCTACTTTCGCATGCGAACTGCACACTATCATCGGCGCTGAAGCGTTTCACGGCCCTGTTCGGGATGGGAAGGGGTGGGTCCACTCCGCTATTGCCGCCAAGCGTAACGGTTTAACGGTCAGCTTTCGGCATTCAGCCGTCGGCCAATCGCAGCAAAAAGGAAGAAGCAGGGTTAAGAATTGTATTTCGCAAACACCGACCCTCGCTGACAGCCGAACGCTGAGAGCTGGTTGTCGCTTAAGGTTATAGGATCAAGCCGCACGGTCAATTAGTACGGGTTAGCTCAACGCATTACTGCGCTTACACATCCCGCCTATCAACGTCGTCGTCTTCGACGAACCTTTAGGGGAGTTGACCTCCCGGGAAGTCTCATCTTGAGGCAAGTTTCACGCTTAGATGCTTTCAGCGTTTATCTCTTCCGAACTTAGCTACCCGGCTGTACGACTGGCGTCATAACCGGTACACCAGAGGTTCGTCCACTCCGGTCCTCTCGTACTAGGAGCAGCCCCCCTCAAACTTCCAACGCCCACGGCAGATAGGGACCAAACTGTCTCACGACGTTTTAAACCCAGCTCACGTACCACTTTAAATGGCGAACAGCCATACCCTTGGGACCGGCTACAGCCCCAGGATGTGATGAGCCGACATCGAGGTGCCAAACTCCCCCGTCGATATGAACTCTTGGGAGGAATCAGCCTGTTATCCCCGGCGTACCTTTTATCCGTTGAGCGATGGCCCTTCCATACAGAACCACCGGATCACTATGACCTGCTTTCGCATCTGCTCGACTTGTCAGTCTCGCAGTCAAG
It encodes the following:
- a CDS encoding DUF3096 domain-containing protein, with the translated sequence MNITLSLAPLVSLLAGILILIVPRMLNYIVAAYLIVVGLLGLFGDIHLR